The genomic interval GGCAGGGAGACATACCTCAGATTTACTCCACCTGAAAGATGAGACCTGCCCCTGGGATGCCTCCCCTGTACTCTGGCCTGCCCTGGGAAGTCCCTGCATGCCAGAGAAGGCTCTCAGGCGAAGTCCTGGGTGCACAGGCAATAACCCTGGAATCTCAGTGGCATGTGCTCCCTGTccattttcaggttttttttttttttttcagacagagcttcactttgttgccctcagtagagtgctgtgccatcacagcatacagtaacctcaaactcttgggctcaggtgattcacttacctcagcctccccagcagctgggactataggtgcccaccacaacacccagctactttttagagatgaggtcttgctttagctcaggctggtcttgaacttgttagctcaggcaatccgccccactcatcctcctagagtgctgggattacagacatgagccactgctccattTCCAGTTTCTTCTCTTGGTTAAAAAGGGtgtgagcacggtggctcacaactgtaatcctagcactctgggaggttgagatgggtggattgcttgagctcacaagttcaagactagcctgagcaagagcaagaccccccttctctaaaaacagctggccattgtggtgggcacctgtatagtcacacctactctggaggctgaggcaagagaattgcttgagtccaagagtttgaagttggctgggtgcagtggctcatgcatgtaatcctagtattctgggaggccgaggtgggtggattgcttgtgctcacaggttcgagaccagcctgagcaaaagcaagaccccatctctactaccatagaaaaactgaggcggaaaataaaaaaaaaaaagaaaagaaaaactgaggcaatagaaaaactgatcacttgagcccaagagttaggtgGCTTGAGCCATGATGCCCATAGTactcacccagggtgacagcttgagactctacttaaaaaaaaaagagtttgaagttgttgtgagctatgatgccacggtactctagggagggtggcaaagtgagattctgtctcaaagaaaaaaatgcataggcagcttaaaaaaaaggtatatatatatcagaaaGACCAGTTACATTGGGCCCACTTCCTGCCTTAGAGAAGTAACTGCCTGTTTTAGATAGAGTCATGCCTTCCTCCCAGTGCCCTTGTGGCCCAGAAGAGTCAGAGatgatgtgtcttttttttttttttttgaaacacagtctcactctgtcacccaggctggagtgcaatagtgtcatcatagctcacagcaaccttaaacttttgggcttaagtgattctcctgcctcagcatccagagCAGCcagtaggactacaggtgcccttcaccatgcccaggtaattttttaaattttggggggagatggggtctggctctagctcaggctggtctcatgtTCCTgaccttaagggatcctcctacctctgcctcccagagtgctaggattacaaacgtgaGCCACCAGCCCAGGAGTGTGTGCTTTATCCCATCAAAACCTTCCTGCCCCCTCCACGATGACAAGCACACCCTCCCCGTGCTGCTTCCACATGGAAACTCTGCCCCCATACTTCCTGGTCAGCCTAGAACACTCTGCAGAGTTCCCGAAGGTCCACATACATCTGGCTTGGTGCAGATGAACATCCTTGGAGGCCAAGTGTTAAGGGCACTGGAGCCACACAGTGGAAGTTCAGGAACAGGGATTCCCGAATCTGCATTTGGTTGGGGGAGACACTCCACAAATCAGGAACTTCTATTGTGGAACTTATAGAAGCAAAAACTAAGCTTCTATTGTCTTAAACCACCAAGATTTGGAGCTTATCTATCAATGACCCTGGAGGTACCCTAACTAATGAATGAGATTAGTCACATTCAGAGGTGAAGAGATGTTCCTTAATAGGATCCCTAAAATTGACtgggtgcccgtggctcagtggttagggcgccagccacatgttcaccactggtggattcaaacttggcctgggcctgctaaacaaaaagaaaaatacccaggcgttgtgacagatgcctgtagtcccagctactaaggagactgaggcaagagaatcacttgagcccaggaatttgaggttgctgtgagctatgacgccagagtaCTCTAtgtagggtgacaaagtgagaatctgtctcaattaaaaaaaaaggggggggggcctcggcacctgtagctcaagcggctaaggtgccagccacatacaccagatctggcaggtttgaatccagcccgggcctgccaaacaacaatgacggctgcaaccaaaaaatagccggtcactgtgacaggtgcctgtagtcccagctacttgggagggtgaggcaagagaatcgcttaagcccaggagttggaggttgctgtgagctgtgatgccatagcactctacccagggcaacagcttgaggctcggtcttaaaaaaagaaaaatccctaaaATCCCAACTACAATTAAGGCCTCAATAATTCCATGGGTATTAATGAGGAGAAGTACAGAACATACAAAAATTGAACTGATTGCACAATTGTTTTCCACACAAAAGAGCAAATTGAACTATGTTTTAATGTCAAAAGCTAAATAGCCCTGAGAAAAATGTCATGTATTACAAGCAATAAGTGACAGTCCCAAACATATGTTGATCCCTTTCAACATAAAGAATGAAGAATCCTGGGTTAACCTTCTCCACTTCCAAACCAGTGCCTTCCTGGAGTTAAcaatttcctttcactttcaacAGAGCAATGGCTGTGCCTTCTTCTACCAGGGCTTCCGATTTGAAAGCCTTCCTTAAACTTGTTTTGATCTTCCTTTGATTCTGAAATGCTCTGATTACATttcaaagaggctatattaattAATGATGATGATCTGACTTAATGTAAGAGGGAATTAGTAAGCCATTCCCTGGCCACTATATAAAAAGAGGGAGTGCTAACAAGTACTAATGGCCTGACAAGGAAATCTCACATCCCCCGGAGTGTTTAACCCGCAGTCACATCCTGAAACATAACCCGGGAGGCTGCTCTAAGCAAGTGGATGTCTGATCTTCCTGGCACATGGAAGACTGTCTATACTCAGATTTCTCAGTTgaattctttctaaaaaatagGGCCTGCAAGCAGCATGAAGCTGGGGCCCAGAAATCCATGTCTGGAAAAGCCAACCATCTTACTGTCGACTTAATAGTCGCATTATTGTATAGTATAAACTGTTATAttattatgttatattttttataacattatatttcataatttatttattttattaccatTATTTTGAGACGGTGTCTCagtttttcaccctgggtagagtgccatggcattgtagctcacagcaacctctaactcttgggctcaagtgatcttgcctcagcctccagagtagctgggactacaggtgcctgccataggtctgactaatttttctattggggcttttttttgcagtctttggccagggctgggtttgaacccgtcacctctggcatatggggccggcgccctactcctttgagccacaggtgcagcctgggtttttttttttttttttttttgtagagacagagtctcactttatggccctcggtagagtgccgtggcatcacacagctcacagcaacctccaactcttgggcttacgcgattctcttgcctcagcctcccaagtagctgggactacaggcgcccgccacaacgcccggctattttttttttttgagacagagtctcactatgtcaccctagctagagtgctgtgatgtcacagctcacagcaacctcaaactcttgggcttaagtgagtctcttgcctcagcctcccaaatagctgggactacagacgcctgccacaatgcctggctattttttgttaaagtttggccagggctgggtttgaacccgccacccttggtgtatgtgtctggcaccataaccactgtgctatgggtgccaagcctaatttttctattttttttttttaacattttttttttttttttttttgtagagacagagtcttactttacggcccttggtagagtgccgtggcctcacacagctcacagcaacctccaactcctgggctcaagcgactctcctgcctcagtctcccaagtagctgggactacaggcgcccgccacaatgccctgctatttttctgttgcagtttggccggggctgggcttgaacccgccaccctcggtatatggggccggcgccctaccgactgagccacaggcgccgcccctaatttttctatttttagtagagacacagtctctctgttgctcaggctggtcttgaactcctgagctcaagcactctacccgccttggcctctcagagcgctaggattctaagcttgagccaccacactcagtttgtttcataatttattttatattgcagtttattcatttgttatcTATTGCACAAGAATTAAAACTCGGGATGGCACCTgttggctcagtgagaagggcgccggccccatacaccgagggtagcaggttcaaacccagcccccagccaaactgcaacaacaacaaaaaaatagccgggtgttgtggtgggcacctgtaatcccagctactcgggaggctgacgcaagagaatctcctaagcccaagagctggaggttgctgtgagctgtgatgcaaaagcactctaccgagggtgacatagtgagactgtctcaagaaaaaaaggaaaaaaaaaagaattaaaactccCTCAGTGTAGGGTTCTGGTGTTATTCACCTCCATATCCTCAGTGTCTATAAGAGTACATGGGCTGGTTTGGCGCcagtagttcaagtggctaaggtgccagccacatacatcagagctggcaggttcgaatccagcctgggcctgccaaacaacagtgacaactacaaccaaaaaatagtcgggcgttgtgtcaggcgcctgtagtcctagctacttgggaggctgggactataggctcccaccgcaatgcccagctattttttttttttcagtcttaatTTTTACTACtcaaaaaaaacttcattttcttttttttttttttggtagagacagagtttcactttatggccttcggtagagtgccgtggcatcacacagctcacagcaacctccaactcctgggcttaagcgattctcttgcctcagcctcccaagtagctgggactacaggcgcctgccacaacgcccggctattttttggttgcagttcagctggggccgggtttgaacccgccaccctgggtgtatggggccggcgccttaccgactgagccacaggtgccgcccccattttcttatttagctttcTGACTCTGTGCTTGTGCCTTCAACACTTTCACAATGATGTTTTGCTCCTCAATAAGGAAAGCACACTTGATCCTGTCACGAATACATTTAGCACACCTGGAACCACCATAGGCCCTGctgacatgtttttttgttttagacaaccTCATAAGAACTTTAGGTCTCACAGCATGAACCCCTCGAAGTCTGCCTGGGCACACGCCACATGCAGATTTTGGTGCTTTCCTAACCTTCTTGGTATAAAGGTAAACAATTCTGTTACCAGGGGTATGGGACAGCCTGGTTTTGTTAGAGGCTGTATTGTAGGAAAGCCTATGATGGTATGTCAACCGCTGCACCATTTTGAGTGCCTCTAGACAGCGTCCCTggaagcccggctatttttttgttgcagttgtcattgttggctagctggcccaggccgggctcaaacccaccaacctctgtgcatgtggctggcaccataatcactgtgctccgggtgccgagccaagagaTCCCATATcgtaaaaagagaaaaggaacctCTGTTGTCCAGTTCCTGGTTGGTGCAGGGCCACAAAGCCTTAGCCTCAGTTTGGGAATGTCTGAGTGGGTCATCCCGGCCTTTGCTGAGATTGCATCCTAAATTAGTCTGTCTGCCCAATCCTTCTTTCTTCACCCCTTTGTGGGTGTTTTCCAGAAAGCTCcccaataaacattctgcatGCAAATCTCCCTCTCAGTGTCAGAGTTCCTTTGGGCCACTGATCAAGACCAAGGTCAAGACTCAGAAGGGTGAAGTGACTTATCAAAGGTCCCATAGCACATGTGGAGCTAAGTCTGTGACCTGTCTCCTCATTCCAAGATGGTGTTCATAAGCATTAAGCTTTCCAGAACTTCTTACTGGGCTCTGCCGACACCACTTCTCAGTGAGCTCTGACTTTCGAGCCCCATGTGTATTTCTATAAtggaaagaacagaagaaaaattcatAGAATGTGAAACCTAATGGCACTAACCCAATACCTTTCCCTCTGTGGTACCTCAGCCACATACTTTACACACGTGCTTGTCTGCAAACTCTCTCGACTGGTTGACAGGCAGCAAGTTCAAACATGTAGACATTTCAAATATAAGTGTTTAACACGACTGCTTAAAAGGCTTTAGgttcagcaaatgtttttctttggatAAAGATACGGATGTGAGATAAAGGGCCTGTGCAAGGATTGTGGCTGGGACAAGGTCGCCTCTCAGTGTGAGGGTTCATTTCTAACACTATGGGACAATTAGAGTGCTGTTGTCTAGTGTGAGAACTCTTGCTACaccagtaataataatagtaaatatggctcggcgcctgtgactcaagcggctaaggtgccagccacatacacctgagctggcgggttcgaattcagccccggcccgccaaataacaatgatggctgcaaccaaaaaataaccaggcgttgtggtgggtgcctgtagtcccagctacttgggaggctgaggcaggagaatcacttgagcccagtagtttgaggttgctgtgagctgtgatgccacagcactctatctagggtgacagcttgaggctctgtctccaaaaaaaaaaaataaataaataaatattaattgggcggcgcttgtggctcaacgggtagggcgccggtcccatatgccggaggtggcgggttcaagcccagccccggccaaaaataaaaaaataaataaataaataaataaatattaattgaactATTGCTATAAGCCAGACACtacatactttatatatatacacattcgtatttatatatttataaagtctatatttacatatttttttttgagacggagtctcactttgtttcccctggtagagtgccgtgatctcatagctcacagcaacctataactcttgggttcaagtgattctcttgtcttagcctcccaagtagctgggactaaggcatccaccacaaagcccagctattcttagaaatgaggtctccagctggctcaggttggtctccaacctgtgagctcaggcaatccacctgcctcagccttccagagtgctaggattacaggcatgagccaccatgcccagccttatattttcatattcttatgTATACTATGTATTATATTAGAATGTGTTATacgtataatttattttataatatatttacacAATATTTATACACTAATAAATATCAACATTGTATGCCAAATAACATACATCATTATTTGCCGTACATCTGTACAAATaccatatatgtatgtatatgtattttataacatATATTCTATACATAGCATTTactgttatatattatatacatacctGTATGCATCTTATTTTTGTAACATATAAAATAACACCATATATCACAAAAATGTATCTATAGGGAGGTATTATTTCATCCACTTACTCATCAGgaatctgaggcacagagaatttATGAAACTTA from Nycticebus coucang isolate mNycCou1 chromosome 21, mNycCou1.pri, whole genome shotgun sequence carries:
- the LOC128573868 gene encoding 60S ribosomal protein L34-like; amino-acid sequence: MVQRLTYHHRLSYNTASNKTRLSHTPGNRIVYLYTKKVRKAPKSACGVCPGRLRGVHAVRPKVLMRLSKTKKHVSRAYGGSRCAKCIRDRIKCAFLIEEQNIIVKVLKAQAQSQKAK